The nucleotide window TGGACAGTGGCCTCGTGCATGGGCTCCATTTTTACACCCTCAATCGGGAAGTGGCTACTACTGAAGTCCTTAAGCGCCTTGGCATTTGGAATGAGGACCCTAGGTGAGCTGAATATGCTGGTTTGTTTTAGTTCTTGCACATCCCATCTACTGAATGCATAAGGGATGGATGGGTtggttcttctcttctgctttttaagtACCTTTCTGCATCTAGACATTCATCCTTCCTGCAGGTCTCTGATAAAATCTGGGAGAAAGGGTAGGTAGGGAAGAACTGAAGTAGCCTGTTCTGTGGAACCTTAAAACCTAAACTCTTAGAGATGCCGCTTGAAGGAAACACTTTTTTAAGTCTCTCAATACATTCCTAATACAGAGAATGGGATCTGAGTCCACATCCTTCAAAAATAGGCAAGTGGAAGCACAGGCAGAGGGATAGCTTTTCCTTCAGTCAGCGCTCTTCCCTTACTTCATCCAATCTCAGATGTCAGTCCTGCACTTAACAGACACTTACCAAACATCTGTGAAGGAAAACCTTTTGCGTAAAGGAGGAAGATTTTTGTCCTACCTCTTGACAAACAGATTTCTTCTCAGCTTTTGCTACTTGTTCTCTCCAGAGGCCAACTCTTTAGGAGGAAGGCTTCCAGCCTCTTGTGGAAAGACAGCAGGGGAAGTGTGTTgacttttgctttctctgtgcagGCGACCTCTGCCTTGGGCAGTCAGTGCTCACCCCAAGAGAAGAGTTGAAGATGTTCGGCCAATCTTTTGGGCCTCTAGGCCAAAAAGTTACATCTATCGAACTCAAGAATGGGATGATTTCCCCAACGGTCGATGGTAAGCTGTTAGCCTGCAATGGCAAGGTGTGGTACAACAGCCTGCTGCACAGTTGATCTCTGTAGTTAGTGGGTGTCCTGTGCATGCCTTCAGCCTGGCAGAAATGATGGTTTATTGTTGAAGAGGTCCCCAATTGTGTGGATTTGAATGAGGTGAAGAAAATGGCACCACGGTATTGAGGCTCCTGGTCTTTAGGAGGATTGTGGTGGATGCTTTTCATGGCTGGCTGTTTTCTTGCATCATCAGACTGATGCATCTTCATCAGTGCTTTGTTAATCCTGTGTCTGTTCTGCTTATAGGGGTAACTCCTCTTCTCCGGCCTTTGGGGAGCTGAAGGACTATTACCTCTTCTACCTGAAGAGCAAGTCTCCCCGTGAGGAGCTCCTGAAGATGTGGGGAGAAGAACTGACCTGTGAGGAAAGCGTCTTTGAGGTTTTCACATGTTACATCACCGGAGAGCCCAACAAGAACGGACACAGGGTGAGAGGTGGCCCTGAAAGGGCTGGTCAGTGTGGCACAGACAACCGTACTTAATTTCTCTTGTTCCTGTCACGTTATTCTAAATGAGAACAATGGCAGTTTCCTACCTAAAGCTGCTGAGATAGTGGCTGGAAGGGGATACTCTCTCCAAAGAGAATCCAAGAGCCAGAGCTAGGGCTCAGCATAAAAAGGAAGCTGCTGTAGCATCATGCTGAGCTCATTCCTGGAGTTGAGCATACCTGCCCCCCTGAACGAAACCTGAGAATTCTGCCCTGTGTGAGATATGTTCAAGATCACTAGGACATTTGAGTTCCTTCAGCAGCAGTTAGTAACCAAAGGATTTTTGTACACACCCACATTGTAAACCGTCCTCTCTCCTCGTGGTAGGTTACGTGTATGCCCTGGAATGATGACCCTCTTGCTACTGAAACCAGCCTTCTGAAGGAGCAGCTGGAGAAGGTCAACAGACGAGGAATCCTGACTATTAACTCTCAGCCAAACATCAATGGCAAACCATCCACAGACCCCATTTTTGGCTGGGGACCTAGTGGAGGTTATGTCTTCCAAAAGGTACTGCTGGGTAGCAGTAAGTTGCGACCTAGTACAGTCTCCATGAGGTAGGAAGATCTTAGGCTTCCAACCAGATACtacttctgccagctccttaTTCTAATGCTTTCTCGCTGGGATAAGACAAAACTCCACTGTTGACTTAAGAGACAGATCATGTCAACTCTGTGGCTTACCTAGCTGTTTTCTCCTACTTCAAAacaatttcttgtttttactcaTAGCAAGCAATTGATGCTAACCACTTCCCTGAGCAGAGCTATCAagtttcagattaaaaaaacaaaaacaacactaaaTCATGCCTGCCCACTGCAGCTGATCCCATTCCCAATGCAGGAAGCACCCAGATTTCTCATAATAGCAATCAATGAAGCAGTATCTCTACCACCCAGCTTTTCATGCTAATAACTGGGTATTTAAAAATTCTCTCATCCATCTTTCCCTAAGGCAGAGCTCTTCACCAGTTGCCTccactgcagcacttctgctgtGGTTACTTCTGGTCTGCAAGCAGTCTTATCTCTCATGCCTGCCTCCTACTGTCATGCATTTTCAGGCCCTACATCCTTGCCATTAATGGCTGTGATAGGAATCTCCTGTGTCAAGGTAAATGCCAGGCAAGTGCCTTGTActaggaaacaaagcagctgtgTTCAAAAGGGATCCGAATTGCTAAAGCCATGAAATGAGCAGATGGCAAATGCAGttatgttttcaaagaaaaaaacaaattcccTGAGGTGAGGGGAAATCCATCATCACACAATAGCCAGGAAATGGGGGGAGGGGAAGCAGTTGTTGGAGCAgccaagcacagagcagcagtagATGGAGGAAGTACAGAATTAGATTGTGTGAGCTCACTGGGAGGACTGAGGACAAAAGATGAGACTGGACAAAAGACAGGGTGTTTCAGAGCCCAGCTGAGACCTCTGACTTCATCTCCTGCTAGACTGGGCTGCCTTGGCAGGATACTGCTGTTTATGGGGTACCACAAGAAGTCAGGCTCCTTCTAGGAACTCTGGCCAGTACGGGCTGCTTTCCAGGCCCAGCAATTGTGGTTACACTGCCTGGAGCATATTGTGGCCTCTCTGCTTACATGGGTACAGGTCAAATAGCTCACAGCTTTCCTAAACTGGCCGTTCTCGGGCTGTTAGCTCTGCTCTCCACGAGttctttttctcagttctcTTGCCAATTTGCTTTGCCCTTTGCTCCAGTCCCCTTTGTAATACATATTTCTGGGGATGGATATAGAAGTCTTAGGCTGCCTGGTTGCTAAAAAACACAGGTTACAACTGTTCTTTTGGTTGCCTGTGTGTCAGCCCTGCCATGAATTAGggctcttatttttttctctcttcccactGTGGCAGGCATACCTAGAGTTCTTCACCTCCAATGAGATCGTCACAGCTCTGCTCAAAGTGTTGAAGAAGTACGAGTTGCGGGTGAACTACCACATTGTCAACGTCAAGGTAGGCTGATATTTACATGATACTTTCACCACGTTGGGAGAGAGGCAGAGGTCAGAGATTCAAACATCCCCAGGAACAAACTGGGGCATGAAGGAAAAGTGAAACAAGTCAGCTGTGACCCGCAGCTGCTGTCTGATCTCTTAACAAGGACAGGAAAATTGCTCTGACTCAATATCTCCTCCAGCAGCTTCAGATaggttttcttctccttgtAGGGCCAGAATATCACCAACGCCCCTGACCTGCAACCCAATGCTGTTACCTGGGGCATCTTTCCAGGCAGGGAGATAATCCAGCCTACCGTGGTAGATCCTGTAAGCTTCCTTTCCTGGAAGGTGAgtcctttctgctgctggacACAGTTGTGATACCTTGGAAATTCAGTGTCTGGTTTGTTTTGAATCTGTAACACCACTTGCAATTGAGTACTGTTGTGGCATTAGCTTGCTGCAGTCTGCTCCCTCAGTGTATTTACAGCTTCTCTCCAGTGAGAGCTTTTCAGAGACACTAAGTAAATACCCGGGAGGCTGGGGGAGCCATCATCTCCATACGAGtccccagagctctgagcaACAGCTTTCCCTCCCACTACCCGCTCAGGGGCAGTATTGAGCCATTTTACTATAAGCACGTCtcatttctgctctgaacagttgTGGCACCTCCCACTGCCTGGAAAGCAGGAGCTTCCTTGCTCAGCTCTTGCAGCATTTACTGTGAAGAAACAAGCCCCAGGCATATGTGATGCTGGTTGTCCCAGTTGAGGTAGTATAAAATGTGCATTAAACCCCTACAAACATCTCTCTCTCCTCGGCAGGATGAGGCCTTTGCTCTGTGGATTGAGCAGTGGGCCAAGCTCTACGAAGAGGAGTCACCCTCTCGCATGATCATCCAATACATCCACGACAATTATTATTTGGTCAACCTGGTGGACAATGACTTCCCACTTGAGAACTGCCTCTGGCAGGTTGTGGATGATACTTTTGAGCTGTTGAACTCTCCACCTCAGCAGTGAAAAACTCGTCTTCTACTCCCTTAGTTCTTCCTTTCAGCTGCTGActgcaaggagagaaaaagcagctccTTTCAGAATGCTGGACCAGAGGCTCCTAAACCCAGTCAGCGTTGCTGCTCAGAGTCAGGCAACTCTGATCAACCCCCATTACAAGCTCTTCTATCCCCAGCAAAAATGTTCCTTATCCCTTTCCACTGAACAGTAGCCAGAAGAACCACCTGTACTTCTGAGCTGAGGTTCTCTGCTGAGCTTGAACGCCGGCTCTGCAGGATGGAGGGGTGCTTACCATGGTTATGTTGATCACAGCTTGGAGGAGAAACCTTGCACACCAATGTGGTATAGCTCAGTGGAAGTCTGGCAACTTTCTTCTGCAAGGTGTGCTGCTTTTGGGGGCAGAAACACTCCTGTCAACAACATCTATGCAAGGAAGTTGATGCAGCAGCTACCAACCATAAAAAGAAGCTCAAGCTGCTTTTATATTGCACTCCAAAGATGTATTGCATCATAACTAATATCAGACTCTTTTTGTGCTCACTCCAGAAGAAGGTTTGattttttcctaacttttcCTCTTAGCTGTACTTCCTGATTTTTAGGTTTTTTAATGGGAATATGAATTCCACTTCTGGATGTGATCAAATAGGAATCACTCTACTTAAAGATACAATAAACTACATGTAGATGAGTGTCTCTTGTACTAGACTAGATTATTGTAAGCAGCCCAAAGAATAATATTAGCCCAAGGAAAGGTTTAAGAAAACAACTGATTGCGAGGCAGTGCTGCCTCTATTTCTAACACATGTCCAAAGGAAATATGGACAAAGGAATAATAACCACCTATGGCCCCTGCCTCAGTTCTGCGTGGCCACAGAGTGGTAGTCCTTCTCTAGTatctataggaaaaaaataacttaatCTTTCTTGACCTAATGACTCTAGCAGACTTAGGCCTTGCACCAGTGAAAGAAGGGGCTGCCGAGGCTGCATTGTCCTTAATCCTGCAAAGCTACCCCAGGCTAGGAAAAACAAGACCTTGGGGCAGCTCCCAGTGGGATTTCACGATCCCTGCTAAGCTGCAAGCATCTCTTTCAAacaagcaaggaagaaaagcctTTTCCAGATTCTTCAAACCCTCTCATTACAGCTGTCTGAGACTGGGCTCATATATCCAGGGTAATTACAGGGCATCAATCACAGGAGCAAGTAATGGGAAGGTTGGGGGTCAGACACGCCTGTCTTCCCCCAGCAAAGCTTTTGGTGCTCAGCTGTTCCCAGCAGGTTTCTTCATCCCTAGCCcattcagtgcagaaagaaaCCAGCAGGAAGCAGTCAAGAGGTTGGCCACCCACTGAAAGCCTTAATGAAGAGCTGATGGACTTGGACAGGAGGTAGGGGCCAAGTGGGAATCATCCCAACCACCCAAGGGAAGAGCCTAATCTTAAAAATAAGGCCTCTATTCACAGTGACCAGGTTCAGTCCAAACTTTGGAATCAACAGCATGTAGCATTTCCACAGACACATTCCTGTTCACTTCTTCAAAACCCAAGGTTTGCTTAGTCCTTTACATGACACTAAACTCtcaattacaaaaaataaaaacaaaaaaattagttaAGGGAGGTCCTATAAGGTATTTTTTGACTTTTAATCAAAACTCCAACAAAATCAGGCTCTAGCAGAAAAGGGAATGCAACCTCACAACAAAAGCCATTAGTAAGTTCTCAAGTTTGTGGCAGTAGGGAGGCAGAATATCAGTCCTTTAAATAAGACCTTTCTCTGGATACCTCCTCTTCCTACTTGTCCTTTGGCTATCACCATACTTTGGGCTTGCAGCACTGTTTTTCATCACACAGGTAGATCGTGCACGGCCTTCTTGATTGCAGGAGATCAGCTCTTTGTTGTGACTCCTCCACTCCTGAAatgagcagctgcaggcaggccCCACCATTCAGCAGTGTCCTCTGTCCTTGAGTTGGAACTCTGTGAGCTGACGCCATCTTCTAAACGCCTGAAGTAGAGGGGACAAATCAGAAACTTGGGTTACCCTGGAGAGATTGCAGCCACCTTCACAGCACCAGTGAACACAGCTCTTCCTCTAGCAGCGGCCAAGCCAGATGCCTCTCTGTTCACTTAGTGTCTCCTCCATCCCCCCTGTGTTACTGTAGCCAATAAGGGAAGTGAAGAGTACAAATCAGTGTGACAacctcctccctctgccctccTTTCAATACTTGCACTCATCGTCTTAAAGGACGACTTAATCCTGCATGGACCTTTAGGAAGCAGAGGAGGGAAGCGACTATTTGAGATACTGGGCTTTGCTTGCACATTCAAATTTATAACAATTTGCCTGACCCTGGGTGCAAGTCACCACAGTCCTCCAGTAACAGTGTGGAGCCTGACTGTTCCCTACGTGGGCTCTCAAGAGGCAGAAGATTCATGGATAAACATCCCGTTATGTGCCCCTTCGAACCCTTATCAGAGTTCTGCTActccaaaagaaagcaaaataaagctgaaagCTATTTGCCCTTGTTTTGGGCAAGTCCCATCTCTTGATATATTCAACTTCTCCTTTCAGTAGTGCTTTGTCCAGGGAGGGAGACACAGGGAACATCAGTTGTCCCTTTGTGGTGTTTGCTGATCCACCACAGAGCCTAGCACCTTCCACCTTTCAATTCCTTAGGAAAGGCACACACCCATTTACCCTCACAGTAAGAAGCTGTTTCCCACAAAATGACACAGGTATCTGGAACTCGTTTTACATCCCTCTAACCACAAACTGCCATTTGCTTATTATCTTCCTGATGTGAAGGAACAAGGAAGCACGTGGGCCCAGACATAGCTCCATGTTCTGTTTCACCTTCCAGGTGGCAATAAGGGATAGCCCTCCCTGTTGAGGGAGCAGCAGCCTTTCAGTCCTCCTTTGGCTTCTGTAGATCACCAGCCAGTGGTGAACAGcattgggaaaaaaaccaaGGGAAGCAGCTGGAGCTGAACCTTTCTCTCTGGAGTCTCGGCACCTTGAGCTTAGATCTAAACCAAAAGGTTGTACCAGAGGTTTGGAGttcaaagaataaaagcagccttcagTGCTTACCTCAGACAGTAGGCTCCTGGCTTCAACCTCCAAAAACCTCTGCACTACACAGCTTTGTAAATACCGACGTCTCCATGCTCTCCAGGCCTTTTCTATCAGCCGCTGCTGGTCCTGCCAGGAAGAAAGGCAATGCACAGAttagatcatagaatggtttgagttggaagggactcttataagccacctggtccaactcctctgcaataaacagggacacccacagctccatcagtgctcagagccccctccagcctgaccttaggtatctgcagggatggggcactgccagctctctgggcaacctgtgccagtgcctcaccacccttattataaaaatactttttcttatatccattctaaatctcccctctttttgtttgaaaccatttcatCTTGTCCTGAGCAGAGGGGCGACAAATGACAGCTGGCATTTCAAAGAGAAAGCTGGATAAAGTAGCCACAGCAGCAAACTGGGATTTTATGTGCACATTTGTGCATGTTAAATCCCCAGGTCTCATCTTCTAGGATGTAGTTGAGGCTGCAAGCATAGTGGGCTTATCCACTAACACCCATCATTGACACCCATGTGGCAGTACCACTCACCAACACCTGTGCCAGCATCACCACCCTGCTGGCTTCTTTCCACTGCTGCCAACCCCTTGCCAGACTGTGCAGCCTCCTGGCACGCTGGCACCGGCGCAGCGTCACTGTGTGATGCCACCACCTCAGATACTTCCTCCTGTAggcaagaaaatgaagaaaacaagcttttgTCAGGGAGTGTTTCCCTGGTGGCAGAAAAATGATGAAGCTCAGAGCCCTCCAACTCTGCCTACCCAAGCCAATTGTCATTCCACTCATCGGAGTCCACCTCTGCTTTGTTCTCCTGGGTCCTGGCATGCCCAGGGACAGGTCCTACCAAATCATGTCTCTCTAGCTGTTGAGGGACCGGCAGCCTTTCAGTCCTCCTTTGGTTTCTGTAGATCACCAGCCAGCAGCGAATAGCACTGGGAAAAAACCCAAGGGAAGCAGCTGGAGCTGAACCTCTCTCTCTGCATCCTCTCctttctaggaaagaaaaaaggaatcaCACAGGAGCTAACAGGAGGAAGAGATTAGAGTTGCCACAGGTTCTCAGTCCTTTGGACACTAAAAACAGAAGCAGTCCACAGTCAAAATTTGATTGCAGTGAGCATCTGCTTCAGAGAGAAACCCCAGTCATTAGATTGGCAAGcacctctccccctccccactcACACACCTCATATGGCCCcacaaaaggaagagagaatggGGTATATCTTACTTATGGTCAAAGACAAAGACATCTTCTTGCTCTTCCTAGCACCTATCAGGGTACTGCACTGCCGCGAGCACTGGGAAAAGGCAGCTGCTTTTGTCCAATAGTTGCAGGCCTGCAAACAGAATTAACACAGCTGCAACCAAGTctaaacacatgcacacatacgGCACAGAAACTAGCCTTACAGATACACTTATGTTCATATCCCTGCAGGTAGTTTAATGTGCTAGACCCCAGGCTGGAAACTGCACAGATGAGATCCCAGCAGGACTGAATCAGTCTTTCAAAAATCAATCCAGCTCTTTGTGGTTTATTAGCTGTGAGCCTTTTGAAATAGTATGCAGCCCAACAGCTCTGTCCGCTCTGTGGGGACAGTGATTATCCCATCCCACCtttgagcagagaggaaggagtgCTCTTGTCTCTCTGGTCAAAAAGATCCCCACTCCTTAATACTGTACTCCAGATGGTTGCTGTAATCTGTGCCAGATTATGGTGATGAAGTTGTTTGCACAGTCTGTAAAGAATTTCAAGGCAGTCACCACAGTTAGGACAAGCCAAACCAGGTTTTCCTACAAGCCCTGTCATTGCAGCTCAGTGTTCAGTGACCCACAGGCCAACTGGGAGTTCTAAATCATCTCATAAGGACTTTCTTTTTACCTGTTTCACAGTGGCCACAGACCCCAGGTGTAGTGCTTGCTGTCCCCTTGAGGCCAATCGCCAGCGCTGACAGGCTTTAGCTTGAGAACATCCATGCCACGTGTggtttttctcctctcccagcaACTGCTGTTTAGCTGTCATGAACTTCACTCTCCATTCTGCAAAACTCACTTCTAGAAGATGGTGCTCTCTGACCCTTCTAAAATAACAGAGGGCTTCTTGCTGCCTCAGTCTGCAGGCAGTGACCTGGGCCCAGATGACTATGCACCTGAAAAACAgtacaaacacagaaaagtgctctttatCAGCACCAAACAGACAATGGACCAAATTCCACCTTCTCAACCCACTGTGCAGTGTTACGTATAAGTGGTCAAAGGAGTATGACTGCTCCCTTCTGGCCATTCCAGTGTTGCTGCTCTTTAAATACCCCTACAAACAGAATACAATGGTGTGCTACATTTTCCCTCTGCTGACAAGAAAGAATTACATTAGTCAGTCTGATTTTTCCCAGTGCCAGCAGCTGATCTTTAGGATGATGCTTTATAGAGAAAGTCTGTTTACTTGTGGGATAAGAGTAATGACACTGCTGAAATTTCCTTCAGCGCAATCCCAGCAGACCCAGTTAAGACTGCCTGCTGCAGACCCAAGCTGGATTCAAAATAGTATCTCATTGTGAAGATGcagattttcctctttttcttggCTGAAACGCTAAGAGCCTGCTGTACTCAGGATATATGGCTGGAAAAGAATTATTCAAATTttattcaagattttttttttaaacaaataaacaaatcctACAGTGTGTACAGGAGGAGTTACAATTAACAGCACCACAAATCTGCACCTACAATAACTCCTCCTCTATCTACTGTGATGCACGGAGGGCAGTCTCCCTGCACAAACCCAGAAGCAAACCTGCTTTTAACTCTTGGCTCATCCTGTTGGTTCCTCATTCCACTTGGGTTTTCATTATGCAAACTGCTCCACTGCACCATGGGACAGAGGTGTAAATATCCTCTGCCTGGCAGGCTTCTCTGAAGATCAAGAGAATCTATTGCAGGTTATCCTAGCATGAAAAATGCCCCCCTCAGAAGAAACAGGGCTCAGCCTGTACCACAGCCACGCTGATTGGCaagctgatttatttattgACATTAAGGTGAGAAATTAGAGGCGATCTCCCATCAAAAGAGAGCTCAGAAGGAAGATTAATGGTGGAGGCACTCTACGGGAAGGAGCAACATGAAGGACTTCTCTGAAACACAATTCCCACTAGGGTGCCACCACACAGATtgatttgcagaagaaaatgcaactGGGTGGGGTGAGCATAGAGTCTAAGCATCACAGCTGTTAAGGTTttactgtgtttcttttttgttgctgctttttcctctgctgaccTTCTCTCCGAGGCTGAGCCTGCAATTCGTAAGTAAATCTGCTAGGAACAAACCTTCACTTCCCGTGCCTTAAATGAATCCTTGGCATAAATCATCTCACTGATCAAAC belongs to Meleagris gallopavo isolate NT-WF06-2002-E0010 breed Aviagen turkey brand Nicholas breeding stock chromosome 23, Turkey_5.1, whole genome shotgun sequence and includes:
- the MTHFR gene encoding methylenetetrahydrofolate reductase isoform X1, with the protein product MVNENQHTCSASSSSKSDGGSSSGSESSKDSSRCSTPVLDAERHERLREKMRRRQDSGDRWFSLEFFPPRTANAAVNLISRFDRMAAGGPLFIDVTWHPAGDPGSDKETSSMIIANTAVNYCGLETILHMTCCNQTKDDITGHLQKAKRLGLKNIMALRGDPVGEEWEEEVHGFNHAVDLVKHIRSEFDDYFDICVAGYPKGHPEAESYEADLKHLKEKVLAGADFIITQLFFRPETFLKFMKDCQAIGITCPIIPGIFPIQGYHSLRQLVKLSKLEVPQEIKDVIEPIKDNDAAIRNYGVELAVSMCRELLDSGLVHGLHFYTLNREVATTEVLKRLGIWNEDPRRPLPWAVSAHPKRRVEDVRPIFWASRPKSYIYRTQEWDDFPNGRWGNSSSPAFGELKDYYLFYLKSKSPREELLKMWGEELTCEESVFEVFTCYITGEPNKNGHRVTCMPWNDDPLATETSLLKEQLEKVNRRGILTINSQPNINGKPSTDPIFGWGPSGGYVFQKAYLEFFTSNEIVTALLKVLKKYELRVNYHIVNVKGQNITNAPDLQPNAVTWGIFPGREIIQPTVVDPVSFLSWKDEAFALWIEQWAKLYEEESPSRMIIQYIHDNYYLVNLVDNDFPLENCLWQVVDDTFELLNSPPQQ
- the MTHFR gene encoding methylenetetrahydrofolate reductase isoform X2, producing the protein MDTRFDRMAAGGPLFIDVTWHPAGDPGSDKETSSMIIANTAVNYCGLETILHMTCCNQTKDDITGHLQKAKRLGLKNIMALRGDPVGEEWEEEVHGFNHAVDLVKHIRSEFDDYFDICVAGYPKGHPEAESYEADLKHLKEKVLAGADFIITQLFFRPETFLKFMKDCQAIGITCPIIPGIFPIQGYHSLRQLVKLSKLEVPQEIKDVIEPIKDNDAAIRNYGVELAVSMCRELLDSGLVHGLHFYTLNREVATTEVLKRLGIWNEDPRRPLPWAVSAHPKRRVEDVRPIFWASRPKSYIYRTQEWDDFPNGRWGNSSSPAFGELKDYYLFYLKSKSPREELLKMWGEELTCEESVFEVFTCYITGEPNKNGHRVTCMPWNDDPLATETSLLKEQLEKVNRRGILTINSQPNINGKPSTDPIFGWGPSGGYVFQKAYLEFFTSNEIVTALLKVLKKYELRVNYHIVNVKGQNITNAPDLQPNAVTWGIFPGREIIQPTVVDPVSFLSWKDEAFALWIEQWAKLYEEESPSRMIIQYIHDNYYLVNLVDNDFPLENCLWQVVDDTFELLNSPPQQ